The following proteins are co-located in the Camelina sativa cultivar DH55 chromosome 12, Cs, whole genome shotgun sequence genome:
- the LOC104732234 gene encoding putative defensin-like protein 20: MLRLMIIYLVLFATIVLCMGFNKIDGETNIAPWVYEIKSRCCREYRSLGRCLPGIDDNPDKDGKCWKYCVPECKRGGFCKRFGKKHICHCCCSGS, from the exons atgTTAAGACTAatgattatttatttggttttatttgcGACTATTGTGTTATGCATGG GTTTCAACAAAATAGACGGAGAAACAAACATTGCGCCGTGGGTATACGAAATAAAGTCAAGATGTTGTAGAGAATATCGAAGTCTCGGAAGATGTCTTCCAGGAATAGATGATAATCCtgataaagatggaaaatgCTGGAAATATTGTGTTCCAGAATGCAAAAGAGGTGGCTTTTGCAAacgttttggaaaaaaacatatatgtcaTTGTTGTTGTTCGGGTTCATAG
- the LOC104732235 gene encoding polyadenylate-binding protein-interacting protein 2-like isoform X2, whose amino-acid sequence MSAMVDRRLLSTLNPNAPVFDPVGFREVEDFSPKWWDLVTTSKWFRDFWLSSNSEYEFDDGDDDFSVFEEEFEEMIASSDGRSTVDSVTDVAKYLKMLLNMAETTKEKLNRSKVSLMSSCSPKCSQKKKHMNPNFCCRRNHHIYQPR is encoded by the exons ATGTCGGCGATGGTAGATCGGAGGTTGTTATCGACGTTAAACCCGAACGCGCCGGTGTTCGATCCGGTTGGATTTCGTGAGGTCGAGGACTTTTCACCCAAGTGGTGGGATCTGGTGACGACATCCAAATGGTTCCGTGACTTCTGGCTCAGTTCCAACTCTGAGTACGAGTTCGACGACGGCGACgatgatttctctgtttttgaagAAGAGTTCGAGGAGATGATCGCTTCGTCCGATGGTAGATCTACGGTTGATTCAGTTACCG ATGTTGCTAAGTATTTGAAGATGCTTCTGAACATGGCGGAGACTACGAAAGAGAAGCTGAACAGATCAAAGGTGTCGTTGATGTCGTCGTGTTCACCAAAGTGTagccagaagaagaagcacatgAATCCAAATTTCTGTTGTCGCCGTAATCATCACATCTATCAGCCACGGTGA
- the LOC104732235 gene encoding polyadenylate-binding protein-interacting protein 2-like isoform X1, translating into MSAMVDRRLLSTLNPNAPVFDPVGFREVEDFSPKWWDLVTTSKWFRDFWLSSNSEYEFDDGDDDFSVFEEEFEEMIASSDGRSTVDSVTETDVAKYLKMLLNMAETTKEKLNRSKVSLMSSCSPKCSQKKKHMNPNFCCRRNHHIYQPR; encoded by the exons ATGTCGGCGATGGTAGATCGGAGGTTGTTATCGACGTTAAACCCGAACGCGCCGGTGTTCGATCCGGTTGGATTTCGTGAGGTCGAGGACTTTTCACCCAAGTGGTGGGATCTGGTGACGACATCCAAATGGTTCCGTGACTTCTGGCTCAGTTCCAACTCTGAGTACGAGTTCGACGACGGCGACgatgatttctctgtttttgaagAAGAGTTCGAGGAGATGATCGCTTCGTCCGATGGTAGATCTACGGTTGATTCAGTTACCG AAACAGATGTTGCTAAGTATTTGAAGATGCTTCTGAACATGGCGGAGACTACGAAAGAGAAGCTGAACAGATCAAAGGTGTCGTTGATGTCGTCGTGTTCACCAAAGTGTagccagaagaagaagcacatgAATCCAAATTTCTGTTGTCGCCGTAATCATCACATCTATCAGCCACGGTGA